CGATGTACTCTGCGAGCCTCCTTACCCGCTCCACGTCGTACCACAGTGTCCCGGCGAGCCGCCGTGCCTTCTCGGGGTTTAGGGTCTCTATGCTGAGGTTTACCCGGTCGAGCCCCGCCTCCTCCAGCCTGTCTACAAGTTCTCTAGTGAGGGTCTCGCCGTGAGTCTCAGCTGCAACACTTGCTACGACTCCAGTCTCCTTGAGGAGTCGGACTAGCGTGGGGAGCCACGGGTAAGCGAACGGATCTCCGACACCATCAATGAGGGCCTCTACAGCAACGCCCTTCTCTCGAGCAACTTCCTCGACCCACTCAGCAAGCCACCTAGGGTCAACAATGTACTCTGCTCGGCGGGCCCGACTTCCGGGCCCCGCGTCGACGCTGCAGAAGACGCAGCTCAGAGGACAGATAGTGGTGGGCCTCACCTGTAGTACGTTGGTTCCACGGTCGATGACGCCGAATTGTATAACCCCCATGAGCGGAAGCGGTTTCTCCACCATGTAGACTTGGCGGCTGCCCCACTCGGCTAGCCGGCGGAGCCCGAGCCTCTGTTCAAGCCTCAACCTTCTACACTCCCTCCGCGCCGGGGCCTACAGCCTGGTGGTGGCTCCCGGCTGCATCTAGCCAGCGCTTCTAGCAGGTGCCGGGCATCCCCGGGGAGCTTCTCGCCGCAACGTGTCCATCGCTGGTCGCTGACACCGATCACATAGACATGTACTGTGCGGAGTATATCGCTCTCGTCGCGGAGCCTCCGGGTGTAAAGCGGTGTCCAGCCCGGCACCGGGAAATCTATCGTGACCACGCGGGCACCTGGCTGCAACTCCTCCTCTAGCTTCGGCCGCAACGCTTCATTTATGCTCCTATAGAGATAGATGTAGACGAGCGTAGCATCGCGGAGACTAACCTTGAAGAAGTCACCCTCTATTATCTCGACCCGGTCAGCGACGCCATCCATCCGCGCCTTAGCCTTAGAAACCTCTACGAGTACGGGGTCAAGCTCAACGCCTATAGCTTTCTTTACGCAAAAATCCCTGGCAGCTATAACCACTGCTCTGCCGTCGCCAGAGCCTAAGTCGTAGACTGTGTCGCAAGGCCCGGCCCACGCTGCTTCAAGCGCTGTATACACTACGCTAATAGGAGTCGGTATCCATGGCGCAACCTTGCCCAAGATCCTTTCACACCAGGCTGCAAGGACCCTCAGCTAGCCCTATATACGCGAAGAGCGGGCTAGCCGTGTTCCCAAGTCTAGTCAGCTGGCGCTAGGTCTATTAGCTTGGGCGGCAGGTGTATGTAGACCTCGTCTCCTGGCTTGGGAAACGCTCCAAGCACTGCTATAAGGGGGCCTCTGGCTTGTTCTGCTAGGAGTCTTATGGTACCTATTTCTAGGTATAGTCGGACACCGTAGCGGGTAACTAGTACCTCATCTATCCGAGCAGGGTAAACGTTTATGCCTACCACGGGTTTCTTCAACACTACTATGTCGTCAGGCCTAATGGCTATTCGTACACGGGCTCCAGGCTTCAATCGCCTACCAGCAGTATCGATCCTGGCTTCTAGTCTGCCTAGACCCTCTGCCTCCAGGACTACCTGGCTGTTGTTGACGCTAAGTATTCTTGCTTCTAGGACTGTATAGCCTAGGAACTCTGCCGCACCATAGCGTAGAGGCTTACCTGCCAGCTCGTAGGGCGGTGCGTCCGCTACTAGTCGGCCATCCCTAAGTATTGTTATCCGGTCCCCGAGGCTCCAAGCGTCCGCGAAGCTGTGGGTCACCATCACTGTTGCGACGCGGAGCTGCCGGAGTATGCCTCGTAGCTCGCTGCGGAGCCGCTCCCGGCTAGGAGCATCCATGGCGCTGAACGGCTCGTCCATAAGGAGGAGCCTGGGCTCCACTACTAGGGCCCGGGCTAGGGCTACGCGCTGCCGCTGGCCGCCGCTGAGCTGGCCCGGCCTTCTATCCAGCAGCCCTGCGAGGCCGAGGAGCTCTGCTATCTCGCGGACGCGTGCCCTTATCTCCTCCTCGGGGAGCTTCCTGGCGCGGAGCCCGAAGGCTATGTTCTCGTAGACCGTCATGTGGGGGAAGAGCGCGTATTCTTGTGGCACAAGTGCTACGCCACGCCGCTCTGGCGGTACATTCACGCGTGGCGGGCCACTAGCGTAGACGGTCTCGCCCATGATCTCTATTAGGCCGCGGCGCGGCTCTACGAGGCCTGCTATTGTGTTTAGTAGTGTTGTCTTGCCCGCACCGTTCGGCCCTAGGACTACTAGGACTGAAGCCTTCTCGGCGCTCAAACTTATGCCCTGGAGCACCGTCCTACCGCCGCGCTCCACCCAGAGGTCTTCAACGCGGAGTGCTGACCCCAAGACGCGTGCCCCTCTTCCCTTGCTACTCCCTCTTCTCGAGTGCTAGTAGCGCGGCCACCGAGACCCCTGCAACCAGGATCGAGACAGTCATGAGCGCCACTGCTAGGTTTAGGTCGCCGCCGCTTATGGAGAGGTAGATTGCTATGGGCAGGGTCTCGGTCTTGAATCGGATGGCACCCGCCAGGGTTACCGAGGCGCCGAACTCTCCTAGCGCGCGTATGAAGGCGAGTAGGAAGGCCGAGAGTAGACCGCGACGCGCCATGGGCAGGGTTACGCGGAGCAGCGTCTGGAGCCTAGTGTAGCCGAGAGTCCTGGCCACTGCCTCGTACCGGGGGTCTACCGAGGCAAAGCTTGTCTTGAGGACACGCAGCGCCATAGGGTAAACTACGAAG
The window above is part of the Pyrodictium delaneyi genome. Proteins encoded here:
- a CDS encoding radical SAM protein, coding for MRLEQRLGLRRLAEWGSRQVYMVEKPLPLMGVIQFGVIDRGTNVLQVRPTTICPLSCVFCSVDAGPGSRARRAEYIVDPRWLAEWVEEVAREKGVAVEALIDGVGDPFAYPWLPTLVRLLKETGVVASVAAETHGETLTRELVDRLEEAGLDRVNLSIETLNPEKARRLAGTLWYDVERVRRLAEYIARETSIDLHVTPVWLPGVNDEDIVEIIEWAYRIGAGKRWPPVTVQKYIAHRHGRRPPGVREPSWDEYWEWIRELEKRTGKRLTWSMEEWGMRYAPRVRHPLRRGQVAKLQVVGPGWLRGELLAATLDMRRLVTLVGARGLKPGELVLARIIRDRDGIFIARPL
- a CDS encoding class I SAM-dependent methyltransferase, with the translated sequence MGKVAPWIPTPISVVYTALEAAWAGPCDTVYDLGSGDGRAVVIAARDFCVKKAIGVELDPVLVEVSKAKARMDGVADRVEIIEGDFFKVSLRDATLVYIYLYRSINEALRPKLEEELQPGARVVTIDFPVPGWTPLYTRRLRDESDILRTVHVYVIGVSDQRWTRCGEKLPGDARHLLEALARCSREPPPGCRPRRGGSVEG
- a CDS encoding ABC transporter ATP-binding protein, whose product is MGSALRVEDLWVERGGRTVLQGISLSAEKASVLVVLGPNGAGKTTLLNTIAGLVEPRRGLIEIMGETVYASGPPRVNVPPERRGVALVPQEYALFPHMTVYENIAFGLRARKLPEEEIRARVREIAELLGLAGLLDRRPGQLSGGQRQRVALARALVVEPRLLLMDEPFSAMDAPSRERLRSELRGILRQLRVATVMVTHSFADAWSLGDRITILRDGRLVADAPPYELAGKPLRYGAAEFLGYTVLEARILSVNNSQVVLEAEGLGRLEARIDTAGRRLKPGARVRIAIRPDDIVVLKKPVVGINVYPARIDEVLVTRYGVRLYLEIGTIRLLAEQARGPLIAVLGAFPKPGDEVYIHLPPKLIDLAPAD